The Euphorbia lathyris chromosome 2, ddEupLath1.1, whole genome shotgun sequence genome includes a window with the following:
- the LOC136220840 gene encoding uncharacterized protein isoform X1 codes for MKIIKPSNFNQRTNQFPNSPRMLKDFLTDEFLHSNSSSNVSRSFSTVGSHNDHLNSGGKQLLLTRTRSVSGTISAFNSMFNALKNINFGKSSSRTSRRRRNTICGGDLRQINEPQITIKDIIRWKSFRDFSDHDDDVKSPPLSSEYHCTTTTTTTTTATSSPFNSSSGSSWCGSDFTAENLPCWGGGDGKSAEENEKGGEKCLLRRRRVCEEKAEVGPKQKDPISVMEITFEEDWWSSSFDQTVERINLEKRMSTIRKFAITDGNTDFTEEIYQEVEEEEIEEKAMQLLNHVKEESEKRLVMDLFREVTTNRDIDGRLRKEEETVRKVKEWINGEDKLWIGWDKKDAYVREIEREYETKLEEEKEEISVEVQNETVDLLVDELLSHLIISVESEFTECLVNHLSLLKVT; via the exons ATGAAGATCATCAAACCTTCAAACTTCAACCAGAGAACAAATCAATTCCCTAATTCACCTCGAATGCTCAAAGATTTCCTCACAGATGAATTTCTACATTCTAATTCATCCTCCAATGTCTCCCGATCATTCTCCACCGTCGGATCGCACAACGATCATCTCAATTCCGGAGGAAAACAACTCCTTCTCACAAGAACTCGATCAGTTTCAGGTACAATCTCTGCGTTTAATTCCATGTTTAACGCGCTTAAAAACATCAATTTCGGAAAATCTTCTTCCCGCACCTCGCGGAGAAGGAGGAACACAATATGTGGCGGCGATCTCCGTCAAATCAACGAACCTCAAATCACTATCAAAGACATCATACGGTGGAAATCGTTTCGAGATTTCTCCGATCATGATGATGATGTTAAATCTCCGCCGTTATCTTCGGAATATCATTGCACCACCACCACTACGACGACTACCACCGCCACGAGTAGTCCGTTCAATAGCAGCAGCGGGTCAAGCTGGTGCGGGAGTGATTTTACAGCGGAGAATTTACCGTGCTGGGGAGGAGGAGATGGTAAATCGGCGGAGGAGAATGAGAAAGGAGGTGAAAAATGTTTGCTGCGACGACGACGTGTGTGCGAGGAAAAAGCGGAAGTGGGACCCAAG CAGAAGGATCCAATTTCAGTAATGGAGATTACATTTGAAGAAGACTGGTGGAGCTCATCTTTTGACCAGACTGTGGAAAGAATCAACCTCGAAAAACGAATGTCTACTATAAGAAAATTCGCTATCACCGACGGAAATACTGACTTTACCGAAGAAATCTACCAagaagtagaagaagaagaaatagaagaaAAGGCAATGCAACTACTCAATCATGTTAAAGAAGAAAGTGAGAAGAGATTGGTCATGGATTTGTTTAGAGAAGTAACAACAAATAGAGATATTGATGGAAGACtgagaaaggaagaagagacGGTAAGAAAAGTAAAAGAATGGATAAATGGGGAAGATAAACTATGGATTGGATGGGATAAAAAAGATGCTTATGttagagagatagagagagaataTGAAACAAAGcttgaagaagagaaagaagaaatctCTGTGGAAGTTCAAAATGAGACGGTGGATCTTCTTGTTGATGAACTATTAAGTCATCTCATCATTTCTGTTGAATCTGAATTTACAGAATGTCTCGTTAATCATTTGAGTTTACTTAAAGTAACATGA
- the LOC136220840 gene encoding uncharacterized protein isoform X2 yields the protein MKIIKPSNFNQRTNQFPNSPRMLKDFLTDEFLHSNSSSNVSRSFSTVGSHNDHLNSGGKQLLLTRTRSVSGTISAFNSMFNALKNINFGKSSSRTSRRRRNTICGGDLRQINEPQITIKDIIRWKSFRDFSDHDDDVKSPPLSSEYHCTTTTTTTTTATSSPFNSSSGSSWCGSDFTAENLPCWGGGDGKSAEENEKGGEKCLLRRRRVCEEKAEVGPKKDPISVMEITFEEDWWSSSFDQTVERINLEKRMSTIRKFAITDGNTDFTEEIYQEVEEEEIEEKAMQLLNHVKEESEKRLVMDLFREVTTNRDIDGRLRKEEETVRKVKEWINGEDKLWIGWDKKDAYVREIEREYETKLEEEKEEISVEVQNETVDLLVDELLSHLIISVESEFTECLVNHLSLLKVT from the exons ATGAAGATCATCAAACCTTCAAACTTCAACCAGAGAACAAATCAATTCCCTAATTCACCTCGAATGCTCAAAGATTTCCTCACAGATGAATTTCTACATTCTAATTCATCCTCCAATGTCTCCCGATCATTCTCCACCGTCGGATCGCACAACGATCATCTCAATTCCGGAGGAAAACAACTCCTTCTCACAAGAACTCGATCAGTTTCAGGTACAATCTCTGCGTTTAATTCCATGTTTAACGCGCTTAAAAACATCAATTTCGGAAAATCTTCTTCCCGCACCTCGCGGAGAAGGAGGAACACAATATGTGGCGGCGATCTCCGTCAAATCAACGAACCTCAAATCACTATCAAAGACATCATACGGTGGAAATCGTTTCGAGATTTCTCCGATCATGATGATGATGTTAAATCTCCGCCGTTATCTTCGGAATATCATTGCACCACCACCACTACGACGACTACCACCGCCACGAGTAGTCCGTTCAATAGCAGCAGCGGGTCAAGCTGGTGCGGGAGTGATTTTACAGCGGAGAATTTACCGTGCTGGGGAGGAGGAGATGGTAAATCGGCGGAGGAGAATGAGAAAGGAGGTGAAAAATGTTTGCTGCGACGACGACGTGTGTGCGAGGAAAAAGCGGAAGTGGGACCCAAG AAGGATCCAATTTCAGTAATGGAGATTACATTTGAAGAAGACTGGTGGAGCTCATCTTTTGACCAGACTGTGGAAAGAATCAACCTCGAAAAACGAATGTCTACTATAAGAAAATTCGCTATCACCGACGGAAATACTGACTTTACCGAAGAAATCTACCAagaagtagaagaagaagaaatagaagaaAAGGCAATGCAACTACTCAATCATGTTAAAGAAGAAAGTGAGAAGAGATTGGTCATGGATTTGTTTAGAGAAGTAACAACAAATAGAGATATTGATGGAAGACtgagaaaggaagaagagacGGTAAGAAAAGTAAAAGAATGGATAAATGGGGAAGATAAACTATGGATTGGATGGGATAAAAAAGATGCTTATGttagagagatagagagagaataTGAAACAAAGcttgaagaagagaaagaagaaatctCTGTGGAAGTTCAAAATGAGACGGTGGATCTTCTTGTTGATGAACTATTAAGTCATCTCATCATTTCTGTTGAATCTGAATTTACAGAATGTCTCGTTAATCATTTGAGTTTACTTAAAGTAACATGA